In Pseudobdellovibrionaceae bacterium, the following proteins share a genomic window:
- a CDS encoding tetratricopeptide repeat protein encodes MLRTTRLSVLILSLCLWAVPSFAAIPPKQELQKIKQQLLERRSALVSQSSHKKLQRIYGWIQKEKYDQALDMANLLIKSTSKRPFELAQAYHLQGIIHAQMENYQASEESFGRALKLEVLPYTPTMTLMFALAQVQMAGKNGNKAQETLELWMALAENIRPEARAFIAAVYAENRQLQLALDQITMALNEVPKANPAWIRLAMALHSELGQSEMAVKRAKQLTALKPDEKANWKQLSGLLLNSNEAKPALASLETGNRIDQFKEQGEIMNLVGLRLQEGLPFEAAQLLEQGLATGKVEKTQRNWEILSAAWLQAEDLDKSIAALKQAAQLSSKGDLESRLGQLYMEQEKWPQAVSHLKRALQKGKLKRPSQIHLGIGMSLFQMGKLDEALQSLKVAKKVTAKKDASPLDGWIAHIESELALRKAGTQVAKGSN; translated from the coding sequence ATGTTACGCACAACTCGACTTTCAGTTTTGATCCTCAGTCTGTGTTTGTGGGCTGTGCCTTCGTTTGCCGCTATTCCGCCCAAACAGGAATTGCAGAAGATCAAACAGCAGTTGCTTGAGAGACGCTCAGCTCTGGTCTCGCAGAGTTCTCACAAGAAACTCCAGCGTATTTACGGTTGGATCCAAAAAGAAAAGTACGATCAGGCTCTGGATATGGCCAACCTGTTGATCAAATCGACCAGCAAACGCCCTTTTGAATTGGCCCAGGCCTATCACCTCCAGGGAATCATCCATGCGCAAATGGAAAACTACCAAGCTTCAGAGGAAAGCTTTGGCCGCGCTTTAAAACTTGAGGTTCTTCCCTACACGCCAACCATGACTCTCATGTTTGCCTTGGCTCAAGTGCAGATGGCCGGAAAAAATGGCAACAAGGCCCAAGAGACTTTGGAGTTGTGGATGGCACTGGCTGAAAATATTCGCCCCGAGGCCCGGGCCTTTATTGCCGCGGTCTATGCCGAAAACCGCCAGCTTCAGTTAGCTTTGGATCAAATCACCATGGCCTTGAACGAAGTTCCAAAAGCCAACCCGGCCTGGATTCGTCTCGCCATGGCTCTGCACTCAGAATTGGGGCAATCGGAAATGGCTGTGAAAAGGGCCAAACAACTGACGGCTCTCAAACCTGACGAAAAAGCCAATTGGAAACAGCTCTCCGGATTACTCCTCAACAGCAACGAAGCCAAACCGGCCCTAGCCTCCCTGGAAACAGGAAACCGCATTGATCAGTTTAAGGAACAAGGCGAAATCATGAACCTGGTGGGATTGCGCCTACAAGAAGGCCTTCCATTTGAAGCCGCTCAACTGTTGGAACAGGGATTAGCAACGGGTAAAGTGGAGAAGACCCAACGCAATTGGGAAATCCTTTCGGCTGCATGGCTCCAGGCCGAAGATTTGGACAAATCCATTGCCGCTCTTAAGCAAGCCGCCCAGCTCAGCTCAAAGGGTGATCTAGAGTCCCGCCTGGGCCAGCTGTATATGGAACAAGAAAAGTGGCCCCAGGCGGTCTCTCATCTTAAGCGTGCTCTCCAAAAAGGAAAGCTCAAGCGGCCCAGTCAGATTCACCTGGGCATTGGCATGTCGCTTTTTCAAATGGGGAAACTCGACGAGGCTTTGCAATCATTGAAGGTCGCCAAGAAGGTCACAGCCAAAAAAGATGCGTCTCCTCTTGATGGCTGGATTGCCCACATCGAATCGGAACTTGCTCTGCGAAAAGCTGGGACTCAGGTCGCCAAAGGTTCCAACTAG
- a CDS encoding outer membrane beta-barrel protein produces MEVLKDLARVGLCLTLTLATAHSFAETLPAASATRSPASTSDSSTTISGFADVGYSWIDEDSFNSGFRLFAGSLMVEHKFQDSRFYLDLPIKWAGPLDTDNDGIADSAATNNFDLAKEKAQLYLEHKVGEWTLTLGQFDSIYGYEANDAADNFFARLAWVGINVSHGTHNGLMLAHQRGPWSLNLIASDAVGKGSLGNTSPEYGGMIGYTQENGYLKLGYIEYSDHGDPMRFSEILLGLMRDHWDLHLELDHVDQVGQQDDTQAFLVSFTSQANDKWAWGLRFEGTSDYPGTYRRMDQTAGLKRTVNDHLVVKLDYRHSKSQSTQGATESKEDSAALSAVYRF; encoded by the coding sequence GTGGAAGTGCTTAAGGATCTGGCTCGTGTAGGGCTTTGTTTGACATTGACTCTCGCCACCGCACACTCGTTCGCTGAAACTTTGCCTGCGGCCTCCGCCACCAGGTCACCTGCTTCCACCTCTGACTCCAGTACCACCATTTCTGGTTTTGCTGATGTGGGCTACAGCTGGATTGATGAGGACTCCTTCAATAGTGGTTTTCGCCTGTTCGCCGGCTCTCTGATGGTAGAGCACAAGTTTCAAGACAGTCGATTTTATTTAGACCTGCCGATCAAGTGGGCTGGACCCTTGGATACGGACAATGACGGAATTGCGGATTCCGCCGCGACCAACAACTTTGACTTGGCCAAAGAAAAGGCTCAACTCTATTTGGAACACAAGGTTGGAGAATGGACTCTGACTCTTGGACAATTTGATTCCATCTATGGCTATGAGGCCAACGACGCCGCCGACAATTTTTTTGCCCGCTTGGCTTGGGTGGGAATTAATGTTTCTCATGGCACCCACAACGGCCTGATGCTCGCCCACCAAAGAGGCCCTTGGTCTTTAAATCTGATTGCCTCAGACGCCGTTGGCAAAGGCTCTTTGGGCAACACTTCGCCCGAGTATGGCGGCATGATTGGCTACACTCAGGAAAATGGCTATCTCAAACTCGGCTACATTGAGTACTCAGATCACGGCGATCCCATGCGCTTTAGCGAGATTCTTTTAGGACTCATGCGCGACCATTGGGATCTTCACCTGGAGTTGGACCATGTGGATCAAGTCGGCCAACAAGATGACACCCAAGCCTTTTTAGTGAGCTTCACTTCTCAGGCAAATGACAAGTGGGCCTGGGGCCTGCGCTTTGAAGGCACCAGTGATTACCCCGGCACCTACCGCCGCATGGATCAAACTGCGGGCCTCAAGCGAACCGTCAATGATCATCTGGTCGTCAAACTCGACTACCGCCACAGCAAATCCCAATCCACCCAAGGAGCCACCGAAAGCAAAGAAGACAGCGCCGCCCTTTCCGCCGTCTATCGTTTTTAG
- a CDS encoding energy transducer TonB codes for MLRASAAFLAGLFVTLSLFYFMSRLITGDHQLPKTEDSASFIEFVRLKSQDQVETRQRKLPEKPPEPKETPRMDRMNVASADVPTQDLAQMNIPAMDLPLNFGGGPLLGGAAGGGGSEVMPLVRMEPQYPRKAAMMGVEGWVVLQFDITPAGTVSNVRVMDSHPRRIFDRSARRALLKWKYRPKVIEGKPIVQEGLKVKIDFKLES; via the coding sequence GCGCTGCATTTTTAGCCGGACTTTTCGTGACCTTGTCTTTGTTTTATTTCATGTCACGACTGATTACCGGCGACCACCAATTGCCAAAGACCGAAGACTCGGCAAGCTTTATCGAATTTGTCCGCCTTAAGTCCCAGGATCAGGTGGAGACCCGGCAGCGTAAACTTCCGGAAAAGCCTCCCGAACCCAAAGAAACTCCGCGCATGGACCGCATGAATGTGGCCTCGGCTGATGTACCGACACAGGATCTGGCACAAATGAATATTCCGGCGATGGATCTACCATTAAATTTTGGTGGCGGCCCTCTATTAGGTGGTGCAGCCGGTGGTGGCGGCAGCGAAGTCATGCCTCTCGTGCGCATGGAACCTCAGTACCCGCGTAAGGCGGCCATGATGGGAGTGGAAGGTTGGGTGGTTCTGCAGTTTGATATCACTCCTGCGGGCACGGTCTCCAACGTCCGAGTGATGGATTCTCACCCCAGGCGTATCTTTGACCGCTCGGCCCGTCGTGCCCTGTTGAAATGGAAGTACCGCCCCAAGGTCATCGAAGGTAAACCCATTGTTCAGGAAGGCCTTAAAGTCAAAATTGACTTCAAACTGGAGAGCTAA